Proteins encoded together in one Theileria parva strain Muguga chromosome 3 map unlocalized ctg_530, whole genome shotgun sequence window:
- the cmtr2 gene encoding FtsJ-like methyltransferase family protein: protein MSSQSGSNQTLHNNKRFVFRSNLNRLFSDTKIFPPSSNPCSKCILKKKPCICNIINSSVGRTKRYEIDELNETKCMLNDLRNVLNDVDLEKWSTHTKLLDNTSLVIKHLADLKLNVNGRNESGVELVTNAWLKFYEILEVYKLVEYLKPNFKTEGGTLTSVHISECPGAFIASLNHNLKSKNYNGELKWFATSLNPYYEGNNHNVVLAEDILLKETYQNWLLGYDNSGNITKSCNIEYIWDHISRPGRYNKSKQPLLADLATADGSFNCQFDPNNQELLTSPLKFAEVVCALGLLRVGGCFIIKMFNLFEEPSLSIIALLSLCFKRLEVYKPFLSREANSEVYVICLDFNGITSILLSSLCKFVDQYSTNQSNMSIIPKEWIPSAFRAEFADCARMFAEIQFRSLRNALSLYKTVLNENPYYKEKREFANSFIKHFNIVPISPEFRLVKRAHFGEYLISGKDTCSLGHLEKNYFSKFEDRQEYYNLYNSLQRKRVENKTAKDVYLNTNDGDNVEEYVRSIKAVVDFVNKSKVKLLENRVDSGDRVELLFKLDEEVYESLLDDLKNQRYLKENWFGIGNMNCEDFKFSFFCNNDLLFYLIYLKSCCCSNIPLTTLQECLEKSSSYGEALTDLNSFPNSCTVHLAFVFKNFLNINRYKYYLEITSNDFQQFPSVSLLKRYNVTGSVIYNQTTNIHDKVNSTSDSPNSTNNMNNSVNGSNLFIFENIFELQTILNNFPGDGNIELCFEFNYYNLFNSNQSYKSLIGEILESNLKRNCDFIFCDPYNNVNYRELLYKELNTKYILVAQLIQALNCLNDNGDLVLRIFSLFTRFTTGILCCLSTVFDEVILYRPESVVNWSQEVFVICKNYKDKDNSICRHFFQCLWDALALHHKTHQTLLQIIKPFHFTTIAKKLYDFNNLLLNKELSELLNKENVIKEHLNGSKEFLNKFKLLDILYPNKLPDQSEVHLLKLQYKNETSCTVNNFKRKMTDSPQITESESESNSPIWSDDNLDDDFN from the exons ttgtaatattatcaattcTTCTGTCGGAAG AACCAAGAGATATGAAATTGATGAGTTAAACGAGACTAAATGTATGCTAAATGACTTGagaaatgtgttaaatgaCGTTGATTTGGAAAAATGGTCGACACATACAAAACTACTTGACAATACGTCCCTAGTCATTAAACATTTAGCCGAC CTGAAACTGAATGTTAACGGAAGAAATGAGTCCGGAGTTGAGCTAGTTACAAACGCTTGGCTTAAATTTTACGAGATTTTGGAAGTCTATAAATTAGTTGAGTATCTAAAACcgaattttaaaactgaaGGCGGTACTTTAACTTCAGTCCATATCTCCGAATGTCCTGGTGCCTTCATTGCCTCCCTCAATCACAATTTGAAATCCAAAAATT ATAACGGAGAATTGAAATGGTTTGCAACTTCTCTGAACCCCTATTACGAGGGTAATAACCACAATGTTGTTCTGGCAGAAGATATTCTCCTGAAAGAAACTTACCAGAACTGGCTCCTAGGCTATGATAATTCAGGAAACATAACAAAAtcat GTAATATTGAGTACATTTGGGACCACATAAGTAGACCTGGAAGATACAATAAGTCAAAACAACCCTTATtg GCTGATTTAGCCACAGCTGATGGCTCATTTAACTGTCAATTTGATCCAAATAATCAGGAATTACTAACTTCACCTTTAAAATTCGCTGA AGTTGTTTGTGCACTTGGACTGTTGAGAGTTGGTGgctgttttattattaagaTGTTTAACTTGTTTGAGGAGCCTTCTTTGTCGATTATCGCGCTTTTAAGTCTGTGTTTTAAAAGGCTGGAAGTGTATAAACCGTTCTTGTCAAGGGAAGCCAACTCGGAAGTTTATGTAATTTGTCTCGACTTTAACGGAATCACGTCGATTTTGTTATCCTCACTATGTAAATTCGTTGATCAATATTCGACCAATcaaa GTAACATGAGTATAATACCCAAAGAATGGATACCATCTGCATTTAGAGCTGAATTTGCTGACTGCGCCAGGATGTTTGCTGAGATCCAGTTCAGGAGCTTGAGAAACGCATTATCTTTGTATAAAACTGTTTTAAACGAAAATCCCTACTATAAGGAGAAGAGGGAATTCGCAAACTCATTTATTAAGCATTTTAACATTGTGCCAATTAGCCCTGAGTTCAGACTAGTGAAAAGAGCGCATTTTGGAGAGTATTTGATTTCAGGCAAAGACACCTGTTCATTGGGGCACTTGGAGAAGAACTATTTTTCGAAGTTTGAGGACCGGCAGGAGTACTACAACTTGTACAATTCTCTCCAAAGAAAGAgagttgaaaataaaactgCCAAAGATGTATATTTGAACACAAATGACGGAGATAACGTGGAGGAGTATGTCAGGTCTATCAAGGCCGTTGTTGactttgtaaataaatctaaAGTTAAATTGTTGGAGAATAGAGTCGATTCTGGCGATAGAGTGGAATTGTTGTTTAAACTGGATGAAGAAGTTTATGAGAGTTTATTGGATGATTTAAAGAACCAGAGATATCTTAAGGAGAATTGGTTCGGTATTGGGAACATGAATTGTGAGGATTTTAAGTTCAGTTTCTTTTGCAACAACGatcttttattttacttaatataTCTAAAATCCTGCTGTTGCAGTAATATACCTCTGACGACTCTTCAGGAGTGTTTAGAAAAATCCTCATCCTACGGTGAGGCCTTGACCGACTTAAACTCATTTCCCAACTCGTGCACTGTTCATTTGGCCTTTGTATTTAAGAATTTTCTAAACATTAACCGgtacaaatattatttggAGATTACTTCTAATGATTTCCAGCAGTTTCCATCCGTTTCATTACTGAAACGATATAATGTTACTGGCTCAGTTATATATAACCAGACGACTAATATTCATGATAAAGTTAACTCCACCTCTGACAGCCCCAATAGTACTAATAACATGAACAACAGTGTCAATGGGtcaaatttgtttatttttgaGAACATATTTGAGCTTCAAACtatattgaataattttccCGGTGATGGCAATATCGAGTTGTGCTTTGAATTTAACTACTACAACCTATTTAATTCCAACCAATCATATAAATCACTC ATCGGTGAAATTTTGGAGTCTAATTTGAAGAGGAACTGCGACTTCATCTTCTGTGACCCCTACAACAATGTCAATTACAGGGAACTGTTATATAAGGAATTAAATACTAAATACATCCTAGTGGCTCAATTAATTCAG gcATTGAATTGTTTAAATGATAATGGTGATTTGGTATTGAGGATTTTTAGCTTGTTTACCAGATTCACAACTGGGATTTTATGTTGTCTGTCAACTGTGTTTGACGAAGTTATCCTCTATAGACCTGAATCAGTTGTTAACTGGTCTCAGGAGGTTTTCGTCATTTGTAAAAACTACAAGGATAAAGATAACTCCATTTGCAGACATTTTTTCCAATGCCTCTGGGACGCTTTAGCTCTGCACCATAAAACTCACCAAACTCTacttcaaattattaaaccaTTTCATTTTACAACAATCGCAAA GAAACTGtatgattttaataatttattgttgAATAAGGAACTGAGTGAGTTGTTAAATAAGGAAAACGTAATTAAAGAGCATTTGAACGGGTCTAaggaatttttaaacaaatttaaattattggaCATTTTATATCCAAACAAACTGCCAGATCAAAGTGAAGTACATCTACTCAAACTACAATATAAG AATGAGACAAGTTGTACcgtgaataattttaaaaggAAAATGACTGATTCGCCTCAAATTACTGAAAGTGAATCTGAATCCAACTCGCCAATCTGGTCTGACGATAATCTTGATgatgattttaattaa
- a CDS encoding putative integral membrane protein, whose amino-acid sequence MRVGIINLLALLGFLLNSTKFAGALYGRLNDGMNSLNYDPNLLSLLQMEQSMDLDDDDDLDYFKSSFLEHSSDKSSVLQSDWDEGSFLEEDDLDSDAWGNDQDESFLQDDDSDDSENFDDSFLEDESTEQSADEFVNEMDLDDAWQEQGESLLQTGAYYGKSIASPTTFGSLIQLHNYEPDPMNFLQDETLLVMNDDDQTDLDLVDEGKKPSVKAFVLKSDNDEGDTEVTELLEESRFEKLMSTLWAYKVWLVVVVVLLVIALVVKFFFYDRFLKFKTEVSNKFDNMNKVFVDKFNGVFRKSQNQTQNEETPLLSA is encoded by the exons ATGAGAGTTGGAATAATTAACCTTTTAGCTTTGCTTggatttttattaaattcaaCAAAGTTTGCTGGAGCTCTTTACGGGCGTTTAAACGACGGAATGAACTCCTTGAACTATGATCCTAACCTGCTCTCGTTACTACAGATGGAGCAGAGCATGGATCTAGATGACGATGACGATTTAGACTATTTTAAGTCCAGTTTCCTTGAGCACTCGTCTGATAAAAGTTCCGTACTTCAGAGTGACTGGGATGAAGGATCATTCCTTGAAGAGGATGACTTGGACTCTGATGCTTGGGGTAATGATCAGGATGAGTCTTTCCTTCAGGATGATGATTCTGATGATTCTGAAAACTTTGATGACTCATTCCTCGAAGACGAATCTACGGAACAATCTGCCGATGAATTTGTAAATGAAATGGATCTCGACGATGCCTGGCAAGAACAAGGAGAGTCACTGTTACAAACTGGAGCGTATTATGGTAAATCCATAGCATCCCCTACCACATTTGGAAGTCTGATACAGTTGCACAATTATGAACCTGATCCCATGAATTTCCTACAAGATGAAACTCTATTAGTAATGAATGACGACGATCAGACAGATTTGGACCTTGTGGATGAGGGTAAAAAGCCAAGTGTCAAGGCTTTCGTACTCAAAAGCGATAATGACGAAGGTGACACCGAAGTTACAGAACTTCTGGAAGAGTCACGAT TTGAAAAGCTGATGTCAACTCTTTGGGCTTATAAAGTTTGGCTTGTAGTTGTGGttgtattattagttatcGCTTTGGTCGTCAAGTTCTTCTTCTACGACCGCTTCCTTAAGTTCAAGACGGAAGTCTCCAACAAGTTCGACAATATGAACAAGGTCTTTGTTGACAAGTTCAACGGCGTCTTCAGAAAAAGCCAAAATCAAACACAAAATGAAGAAACTCCACTTCTGAGCGCATAA
- the SRV2 gene encoding Adenylate cyclase associated (CAP) C terminal family protein — protein MAPSKFLDSNLLSIIGTFEVKGEVWNVCGYNDEEVDLSNVSKNQSCTICESNNVKVKMPEKMVSLSLIACKNVEVFVNSLISGMELTNCQNVRVRVKTNLPSCSIDKCQQVGFWITKENASTIMFSSCKSGDMNVNVNRNTSGNPDEDDWVEQPLHEQFEHTLNDKLKVVTKPSSLYA, from the exons ATGGCTCCTAGTAAGTTTTTAGATTCAAATCTACTTTCAATTATTG GAACGTTTGAGGTGAAAGGTGAGGTCTGGAATGTGTGTGGATACAATGATGAAGAGGTTGATTTGTCAAACGTTTCGAAGAATCAGAGCTGTACTATATGTGAGAGTAACAATGTGAAGGTTAAGATGCCTGAAAAGATGGTCTCTTTATCCCTAATTGCTTGTAAGAATGTTGAGGTTTTTGTGAATTCTTTAATTTCTGGAATGGAACTCACAAACTGTCAAAATGTTAGGGTTAGGGTTAAGACTAATTTGCCAAGCTGTTCCATTGACAAGTGCCAACAAGTTGGTTTCTGGATCACTAAAGAGAACGCCTCTACTATAATGTTCAGTTCCTGCAAGTCTGGGGATATGAATGTAAACGTTAACAGGAACACTTCTGGCAACCCTGATGAGGATGACTGGGTTGAACAGCCTCTCCATGAACAGTTTGAGCATACCCTTAATGATAAACTTAAAGTTGTTACTAAGCCGTCTTCTCTCTACGCTTAA
- a CDS encoding SAP domain protein, whose protein sequence is MDILYVSERMTMEFENMTIPELKAALAKNNLETTGKRADLVSRLSNYFKKNPQENSNGAPKNLKSKAGTKSSSNNSSNSSTSSVNGVKAATTVESSTKTDNKEAKSVSKSSSLTEGKEVTKMTMEERLLLRAKRFNLEPKATSGIKAVKLVVKEDPEVLKKRSERFGIPLVTKNTNTKTNFVVDEEELARRKKRLERFSS, encoded by the exons ATGGATATCTTGTATGTATCAGAAAGAATGACCATGGAGTTTGAAAATATGACAATTCCTGAATTAAAAGCCGCACTGGCTAAAAATAACCTAGAAACCACCGGGAAAAGA GCGGATCTAGTATCAAGactttcaaattattttaagaAAAATCCCCAAGAAAATTCAAACGGAGCCcctaaaaatttaaaatcaaagGCCGGAACTAAATCTTCCTCCAACAACTCTTCAAATTCCTCTACAAGTTCTGTCAATGGTGTTAAAGCTGCAACCACAGTGGAATCCTCTACAAAAACTGATAATAAAGAAGCAAAATCAGTATCTAAATCCTCAAGCTTAACAGAAG GAAAAGAAGTAACAAAGATGACAATGGAGGAACGGCTTTTGCTAAGGGCAAAGAGATTTAACTTGGAGCCTAAAGCTACCTCCGGTATAAAGGCAGTGAAACTGGTAGTAAAAGAGGATCCAGAAGTCCTCAAAAAAAGAAGTGAAAG GTTTGGAATTCCCTTAGTCACCAAGAACACTAACACTAAG ACTAATTTTGTGGTTGATGAAGAAGAGTTAGCTAGAAGAAAGAAAAGATTAGAGAGATTCTCCTCTTAA
- a CDS encoding PhoD-like phosphatase family protein produces the protein MIRTEMAICTLVLIHIYTTLFITTAETFTKSDYEQKYNTKLEKLNADEVLHEPLKKFAYGSCQRTYPQLRDIYNTILKYDPDIFFFTGDNFYTEMSCCDETCIERGYLKMANFPPFQEFKKKIRKFDGVYDDHDYGINDGDATFKFKDFSQKIILDFFEKPEDHYRRKRKGVYFSMSYIDPENPKNHVKIIGLDLRYHRGCMYNCICELCGLTYVQSRLIMIRRLFNYMFGIGCKHDADALGEEQWKWLESQLVDSEATSHIIVSSFQVFTYRPMGESWGHFPNSKKRLLDLLEATKPKKPIFLSGDVHFAELFEKHGLVEFTSSSLTHSVLPYNIYANILVYPFYLRVKNYTYRYNNFGAIDFNYNHEDEGEKCLTYRSRNENLYDYVKEPDSVFVNHQLIKCLTKAELFVRILLYSPLFVTPLLPFYFLFRMLLRFKKVKSK, from the exons atgattaGAACCGAGATGGCTATTTGTACTCTAGTTTTAATACATATCTACACAACGCTGTTCATTACGACGGCAGAAACATTCACAAAATCAGACTATGAGCAAAAATATAACACTAAGCTGGAAAAATTAAACGCAGACGAAGTACTTCATGAGCCTCTGAAAAAATTCGCTTACGGAAGCTGCCAAAGAACATATCCACAACTCAGGGATATATACAATACCATACTCAAATACGATCCTGACATTTTCTTCTTCACTGGagataatttttacacag AAATGAGTTGTTGCGATGAGACGTGTATAGAAAGAGGGTACTTGAAGATGGCAAACTTCCCACCTTTTCAAGAATTTAAGAAGAAAATCAGGAAATTCGATGGCGTGTACGATGATCACGATTAtg GAATAAATGATGGAGACGCAACatttaagtttaaagaTTTTTCTCAGAAGATAATATTAGACTTCTTCGAAAAGCCTGAGGATCATTATAGAAGGAAGAGGAAAGGAGTGTACTTCAGTATGTCGTATATTGACCCGGAAAATCCAAAAAATcatgttaaaattattggcCTAGATCTTAGATACCACAGAGGCTGTATGTATAATTGTATCTGTGAACTCTGTGGATTAACCTACGTACAATCGAGATTAATTATGATACGTAGACtgtttaattatatgttcGG AATTGGTTGTAAACATGACGCTGATGCGCTGGGCGAAGAGCAATGGAAATGGCTTGAATCGCAACTAGTTGACTCTGAGGCTACGTCCCATATAATAGTATCGTCATTTCAAGTATTTACATACCGCCCAATGGGTGAAAGCTGGGGGCATTTCCCAAACTCTAAAAAGAGATTACTAGATTTACTTGAAGCAACAAAGCCAAAAAAACCGATTTTCTTATCCGGAGACGTTCATTTTGCTGAACTCTTCGAAAAACAT ggACTTGTTGAGTTCACATCCAGTAGTTTAACACACAGTGTTTTACCATACAACATTTATGCCAATATTCTAGTGTACCCCTTTTATCTCAGGGTTAAAAACTACACTTACAGATATAACAACTTCGGAGCCATCGACTTCAATTATAATCACGAAGATG AGGGTGAAAAATGCCTTACTTATCGCAGTAGAAATGAGAACCTGTACGATTATGTCAAAGAACCAGATTCCGTGTTCGTAAACCATCAACTCATAAAGTGTTTAACCAAAGCGGAACTTTTTGTTAGAATTTTGTTGTACTCACCATTATTCGTCACACCACTGTTACCTTTCTATTTCCTGTTCAGAATGTTGCTCCGATTcaaaaaagttaaaagCAAATAA
- the invs gene encoding Ankyrin repeats (3 copies) family protein codes for MTEKSHRQSRKKGAEWTSHQPSKPTGVSSQPSDSFNFTDMFKSLQASQDVKNAQVFEDQKLMSEIGKIFFTSMMQFSSIMNSRSSSNKNIADNNLKNKGKVVGQNINADLNGSGSVNHNTGDTVDRDVGLTGQYRKAKNKKSKVKQQGTSASGNISSVSQDTVNRDNTADSSKVKSEGIYPQLTQKCINRGKGSASVNTSKYKLKQNEINKPKQNHEINKLREGDVNKVDEDDMKEGDYTISTQRDQTEVNLSDFQDPTPSNEDEEKQKLNLNIYRFINNCVSVNRFSTTDTVLPNAAVEDNIYNIPTLNSETNDTTNYSSSSDVDMLNNTATEDVLLMRCFGGDLDSVMKLKDCDLEFVDQVGRSAIHYAASSGNLDLVKYLVSNGVYIDKKDVKGWTPLFIAVVKNHVEIVDLLLSYGADLSLTLRHRCAPTRLTDAHSHAIHFAAIKSNLEITQSLLKKGVDINQKDSQGITPLSYACYRANQEYVAFLLERDANPTIQDVNGRTSFHSIALGGSLELAKLMHQKFGIHDTQDRWSLTPSKLAEIRGFTTLSEFLKKAGNETARFLGLPQTANSDPDDSEDSMYQLLSSTIASALNEPNSDQIYRCLLRLGPDVVKTLFELTLKVEKSGGVTTSDGKRPKTPGGVFFTLLKQMHLNNYITKEDYDYIRAAEKERLKSVNHINNVNANSKNYKGKNANMNNTLNKVNNNNTFNRVNNNRAGNNKASNRVKNKDKKL; via the coding sequence atgactgAAAAAAGTCACCGGCAATCTCGCAAAAAGGGCGCCGAATGGACATCGCATCAACCCAGCAAGCCCACAGGCGTATCTTCCCAACCCAGCGATTCCTTTAACTTCACAGATATGTTTAAGTCACTCCAAGCGTCGCAAGACGTTAAAAACGCTCAAGTTTTCGAAGATCAGAAGCTAATGTCTGAAATTGGGAAAATATTCTTCACCAGCATGATGCAGTTCAGTAGTATAATGAACTCAAGGAGTTCATCCAACAAAAATATTGCAGATAATAacctaaaaaataaaggCAAAGTAGTAGGCCAAAATATTAATGCAGATCTTAACGGTTCTGGTAGCGTAAATCACAACACTGGCGATACAGTGGATAGGGATGTTGGTTTAACTGGTCAATATCGCAAAGCTAAGAATAAAAAGAGTAAAGTGAAGCAACAAGGAACATCAGCTTCAGGAAACATTAGTTCAGTTTCCCAAGATACAGTTAATAGAGATAATACAGCCGATAGTTCCAAGGTTAAAAGTGAGGGTATCTACCCGCAACTTACTCAAAAGTGTATAAATAGAGGAAAGGGGAGTGCATCAGTTAACACTTCCAAGTATAAACTGAAACAAAATGAGATAAATAAACCTAAACAGAACCATGAAATAAACAAATTGAGGGAAGGTGATGTAAATAAAGTTGATGAAGATGACATGAAAGAAGGTGATTACACAATATCAACACAACGTGACCAGACAGAAGTAAATTTGTCAGATTTCCAGGACCCAACGCCTAGCaatgaagatgaagaaaAACAAAAACTAAACTTGAACATTTATCggtttataaataattgtgtttCAGTGAATAGATTCTCAACCACTGATACTGTATTACCAAACGCTGCAGTAGAggataatatatataatataccgACATTAAACTCTGAAACAAATGATACCACAAACTACTCGTCAAGTAGTGATGTGGATATGTTGAATAACACGGCGACCGAAGACGTGTTGTTGATGCGTTGTTTTGGAGGTGATTTGGACAGTGTGATGAAGCTGAAGGACTGCGATTTGGAGTTCGTGGACCAAGTGGGCCGGAGTGCAATACACTACGCAGCCAGCAGTGGAAACCTTGACCTTGTAAAGTATTTGGTGTCAAACGGAGTTTACATCGACAAGAAGGACGTAAAGGGGTGGACTCCTTTATTTATAGCTGTGGTCAAGAATCACGTGGAAATTGTAGATTTATTACTAAGCTACGGAGCGGATTTATCCTTAACTTTGAGGCACCGATGCGCACCGACAAGGCTAACAGATGCCCACAGCCATGCAATTCACTTTGCAGCAATAAAGAGTAACCTTGAGATCACCCAGTCATTACTGAAGAAGGGAGTTGATATTAATCAGAAGGACTCTCAAGGCATAACACCCTTGAGTTATGCATGTTACAGAGCAAATCAGGAGTACGTAGCATTTTTGCTGGAACGAGACGCAAATCCAACAATTCAGGATGTTAATGGCAGGACAAGTTTTCATTCAATAGCGCTAGGAGGAAGTCTTGAGTTAGCTAAGCTAATGCATCAGAAGTTTGGAATACATGATACACAAGATAGATGGTCTTTAACGCCTTCAAAGTTAGCAGAAATAAGAGGATTTACGACTTTGTCGGAGTTTTTAAAGAAGGCTGGGAATGAAACCGCGAGATTTCTGGGCCTACCACAAACTGCAAACTCGGATCCAGACGACTCTGAAGATTCAATGTACCAACTCCTCTCATCAACAATTGCAAGTGCTCTCAACGAACCAAACTCTGACCAGATTTATCGATGCCTACTGCGTTTAGGGCCAGATGTGGTTAAAACTCTATTTGAATTGACGCTAAAGGTTGAGAAGAGCGGAGGAGTAACGACATCAGATGGGAAAAGACCCAAAACACCAGGAGGAGTTTTCTTCACACTATTGAAGCAGATGCACCTGAATAACTATATTACTAAGGAAGATTATGACTATATCAGAGCAGCTGAAAAAGAACGACTAAAATCTGTTAATCACATCAACAATGTGAATGCgaatagtaaaaattacaagGGCAAGAATGCTAATATGAACAATACTCTAAACAAGGTTAATAACAACAATACTTTCAAcagagtaaataataacagAGCTGGCAATAACAAAGCCAGTAACAGAGTCAAGAACaaggataaaaaattgtga
- the METTL18 gene encoding putative methyltransferase family protein: protein MESSLEFRVEDLLQRTEIYSVKKYDYTVDKLPFSKFHKLSKESNELITKVTFPEFKHQQKNVSPGSYEGGYTIWESTWILLVFLDNIKELNSLSVLELGSGIGVCGAFLGLKGHNVTFQDLNLNVIEKGLIPNIAMNESTAYNMDKNAIVRINLKVLYEDNDKNLVHISAGFHNEKSSNSYEIVAGDWNNLVDDKTILGNFKNKFDLIITSECIYRTENYESIVKMVLSFMKESGRAYVATKRFYFGLTGGTFQFLQYVKESNFCNNYKLCGKIIKSVEPKNSSNVIDIIEITKVPNVSI from the exons ATGGAATCTAGCTTGGAGTTTAGAGTAGAGGATCTTCTACAGAGAACTGAAATATATtcagttaaaaaatacgATTATACTGTAGATAAATTACCcttttcaaaatttcaCAAACTTTCAAAGGAATCCAATGAACTCATTACCAAAGTCACATTTCCTGAGTTCAAACACCAAcaaaaaaat GTATCTCCCGGCTCCTATGAAGGTGGGTATACAATCTGGGAAAGTACTTGGATTCTCTTGGTATTCCTAGATAATATTAAGGAATTAAATTCGTTATCAGTGTTAGAATTGG GATCCGGAATTGGAGTTTGTGGAGCATTTTTAGGGCTGAAAGGACATAATGTAACATTTCaagatttaaatttaaacgTTATTGAGAAGGGATTAATTCCTAACATAGCAATGAATGAATCCACAGCGTATAATATGGATAAAAATGCCATAGttagaattaatttaaaggTATTATATGAAGATAATGATAAGAATCTGGTACACATTTCTGCTGGTTTTCATAACGAGAAATCAAGTAATAGTTATGAAATTGTGGCAGGAGATTGGAACAATTTGGTGGAtgataaaacaattttaggaaattttaaaaataaatttgatttaataaTCACATCAGAGTGCATTTATAGAACTGAAAATTATGAGTCTATAGTTAAAATGGTGTTGAGCTTTATGAAGGAAAGTGGCAGAGCATATGTAGCAACAAAGAGGTTCTATTTTGGCTTAACGGGAGGAACGTTCCAATTCTTACAATACGTAAAAGAATCAAACTTCTGTAACAACTACAAACTGTGTGgaaaaatcattaaatcAGTGGAACCTAAAAATAGCTCCAATGTAATTGATATAATAGAAATAACAAAGGTCCCAAATGTAAGTATTTAA